A genomic window from Bacillus rossius redtenbacheri isolate Brsri chromosome 7, Brsri_v3, whole genome shotgun sequence includes:
- the LOC134534233 gene encoding uncharacterized protein LOC134534233 yields the protein MSEEEVIISIKSCINSSKGGVLLSRLNYDYRDMMGEDIPFKKLGYSSLKSFISSISNVMISRTAQGEEILNCCGGKSAHIAALVSRQKTTSKTLIKKRVISRPKHVRDSNFQSRNMPTKYGSSSRDYKASTYSKYEKPPRFRGGAITSGGETTAGIASVSETLKFREERNNETAISGGTRNTNGSVSVWEDETLSSQVSESVHTESKNRRKTRTPHSQNFLKQFAGKESAESDVSNPVKVRTRLQNNVESKTPAASRLLRGPSACVSVSDTEKAFTNSIRSHDDVVGKTLTITVSNNKRNVMCADGLLSSPDSPKNQYGYYEDDDEHCVPDRNREQERLGTSPLVRMSFDAQERELNKFDLENSRLVGRVASQRHINMFPGMAKLSTPRHREYGDGFANGDSAVVDGLTHNLRGLQLVEPGLHMVVEPALFHYLLIGDDFFLNLAASNLGASVHKVGNRLVSCGLCHSGQSIKMCLARLKRSSKLLSKAMLLLGAVDILEGCPIDTMKCEMVMLVNYLCSKVNVIVALTVPPLPLKDDAHSWKKLREFNTWLVEFVGREYSKVHVVDLWPLFENPPGCICEEMFEDEGELMYKHTEEVLLWNDEGRRQLVDYLRGVLPRFSTPLAH from the coding sequence ATGTCTGAAGAAGAGGTTATAATTAGTATAAAATCATGCATCAACTCTTCCAAGGGAGGAGTTTTGTTGTCACGGCTAAATTATGATTATAGAGACATGATGGGGGAGGATATTCCTTTTAAGAAATTGGGATATTCTtccttgaaaagttttatttcatcaaTTAGTAATGTAATGATTTCTAGAACTGCCCAAGGAGAGGAAATTTTGAACTGTTGCGGAGGTAAGTCTGCACACATAGCAGCCTTGGTTAGCCGCCAAAAGACTACCTCGAAGACATTAATAAAGAAGAGAGTAATTTCTCGACCTAAGCATGTTCGGGACTCGAATTTTCAGTCAAGAAATATGCCAACAAAGTATGGGTCCTCATCTAGAGACTATAAAGCTTCTACCTATTCCAAATATGAAAAGCCCCCAAGGTTTCGTGGTGGTGCCATTACATCAGGTGGCGAAACTACAGCAGGGATTGCGAGTGTATCCGAGACGCTAAAATTCAGAGAAGAAAGAAACAATGAAACAGCAATTTCAGGTGGGACAAGAAATACAAATGGTTCAGTCAGTGTTTGGGAAGATGAGACTTTATCTTCACAGGTTTCAGAGTCCGTTCATACTGAGTCAAAAAATCGTCGGAAAACACGTACCCCTCACTCTCAGAATTTTCTTAAGCAGTTCGCAGGCAAAGAAAGTGCCGAATCTGATGTAAGCAATCCTGTTAAGGTTAGGACGAGGTTACAAAATAATGTTGAGTCCAAAACACCCGCAGCTTCTCGTCTCCTGCGTGGCCCATCAGCATGTGTATCTGTTAGTGATACAGAGAAAGCATTTACTAACAGCATTCGGTCTCATGATGATGTGGTAGGTAAAACTTTGACTATTACTGTGTCAAACAACAAACGAAATGTAATGTGTGCAGACGGCCTTCTAAGTTCACCCGATAGTCCGAAAAACCAGTATGGCTATTACGAAGATGATGATGAACATTGTGTGCCGGACAGAAATCGAGAACAGGAGAGACTCGGAACATCACCTCTAGTCAGAATGAGTTTCGATGCACAGGAACGTGAACTAAATAAGTTTGATTTAGAGAACAGTCGTTTGGTCGGAAGAGTTGCTTCGCAGCGACACATCAACATGTTCCCAGGAATGGCCAAGTTGTCGACTCCCCGGCACAGGGAGTACGGGGACGGCTTTGCGAACGGCGACTCCGCAGTCGTGGATGGCCTGACTCACAACTTACGCGGTCTGCAGTTGGTCGAACCCGGCTTGCACATGGTGGTCGAGCCGGCGTTGTTTCACTACCTGTTGATAGGCGACGACTTTTTCTTGAATCTGGCGGCCTCGAACCTGGGTGCAAGCGTCCACAAGGTGGGGAACAGACTGGTCAGTTGTGGTCTGTGCCACTCCGGACAGAGCATCAAGATGTGCCTGGCCCGCTTGAAGCGGTCGTCCAAGCTGCTCAGCAAAGCCATGTTGCTCCTCGGCGCCGTGGACATCCTGGAGGGGTGCCCCATCGACACGATGAAGTGCGAAATGGTGATGCTGGTCAACTACTTGTGCTCGAAGGTGAACGTCATCGTCGCGCTGACGGTTCCCCCGCTGCCACTGAAGGACGACGCCCACTCGTGGAAGAAGCTGAGGGAGTTCAACACGTGGCTGGTGGAGTTTGTGGGGAGGGAGTACTCGAAGGTCCACGTCGTGGACTTGTGGCCGCTGTTCGAGAACCCGCCGGGCTGCATCTGCGAGGAGATGTTTGAGGACGAGGGCGAGCTCATGTACAAGCACACCGAGGAAGTGCTGCTGTGGAACGACGAAGGCCGCCGCCAGCTCGTGGACTACTTGCGCGGGGTCTTGCCCCGGTTCAGCACACCCTTGGCGCATTGA